The following coding sequences are from one Acipenser ruthenus chromosome 7, fAciRut3.2 maternal haplotype, whole genome shotgun sequence window:
- the LOC117414628 gene encoding uncharacterized protein K02A2.6-like, giving the protein MKGIEAKIIVKPDSKPKFCQKRTVPYAIKPKVDAELTRLLENGVVSPVQFSDWATPIVPVIKKDGTVRLCGDFKVTVNPALCIEQYPIPCIKDLFAALAADQCFSKLDLSNAYLQMTVEEQSRKYLTITTQKGLYCYNRLPFGIASAPALFQRAMDQILQGLSGVHCYLDDILVTGRNEIEHLNNLDAVLQHLDEYGLRVQKDKCEFFIQLLEYLGHIIDTTGLHKSPGKVTAIVDAPAPENVSQLRSFLGLLNYYSRFIPNLATILSRLNALLCQGKQWQWTKDCEKSFKMAKEQLVSSEVLTHFDGNLPITLACDASPYGVGAIISHVLPVGEERPIAFASRTLSKAEQKYAQIEKEALGIVFGVRKFHQYLYGRKFTLFTDHRPLTTIFGPKKGIPSLAAARLQRWALLLSAHTYDIEYRKGSNIGNADGLSRLPLDKPDTCGLEANPAVKTPFYARRHELSVYQGCLMWGIHVVIPAKLRSRVLDMLHEGHSGVVRMKAIARSYIWWPGIDTQIEEKAKSCTSCQRVQNMPSHAPHHPWVWPGRPWQRIHIDFAGPFNRQMFLIVVDAHSKWPEVFILESTTAAKTIQVLRGLFSHYGIPEQLVSDNGPQFISSEFEAFLKTNGVKHIRSAPYHPATNGLAERFVQTMKHALKLAKESATTSKKLDNFLLVYRNTPHATKDESPAMLFLKRNLRKRLDLLKPDMSLHVEKNQGLQIAQRQNSAKDKQFQVGQAVLARKYRKGDKWIPGVVTAKTGPVSYTVDVGTGMSWRRHADQLLDCVGTHSNEDPAAEILPTLTEPTEVYTACSPTANTTSKGVIEAETNAKEPLFPPATNQDVHMAEPSPNAVERRYPVRSKKAPNRLTF; this is encoded by the exons ATGAAGGGAATTGAGGCAAAGATCATTGTGAAACCTGACAGCAAACCAAAGTTTTGCCAAAAACGCACGGTACCATATGCAATCAAACCCAAAGTGGATGCTGAATTGACCCGATTGCTAGAAAATGGAGTAGTGTCACCAGTGCAATTCAGTGATTGGGCAACACCGATTGTACCTGTTATCAAGAAGGATGGCACAGTGAGGCTATGTGGTGACTTCAAGGTTACGGTAAACCCTGCTCTGTGTATTGAACAGTACCCAATCCCATGCATCAAAGATTTGTTTGCAGCTCTAGCGGCAGATCAGTGCTTCAGTAAGTTGGATTTGTCCAACGCCTACTTGCAAATGACGGTGGAAGAGCAATCTAGGAAGTACCTGACTATTACAACACAGAAAGGTCTGTACTGTTACAACCGCTTACCTTTTGGTATTGCTTCAGCTCCTGCATTGTTCCAGAGGGCCATGGACCAGATATTACAGGGACTGTCTGGTGTTCATTGCTACCTTGATGATATATTGGTCACAGGTAGAAACGAGATTGAACATCTTAACAATCTGGATGCTGTTTTGCAACACCTGGATGAGTATGGCCTACGTGTTCAGAAGGACAAGTGTGAGTTTTTTATACAATTATTGGAGTATCTGGGACACATCATTGATACTACGGGCTTACACAAGTCACCTGGAAAGGTTACAGCTATCGTGGATGCGCCTGCACCAGAAAATGTGAGTCAGTTGCGATCGTTTCTAGGACTGTTAAACTATTACAGTAGGTTTATACCTAACCTAGCAACCATTCTGAGTCGACTAAATGCGTTATTGTGTCAAGGAAAGCAATGGCAGTGGACTAAGGACTGTGAAAAGTCATTTAAGATGGCTAAGGAACAGTTAGTGTCATCAGAGGTTTTAACTCACTTTGATGGAAACCTTCCAATTACCCTTGCTTGCGATGCTTCACCATATGGAGTGGGGGCGATTATTTCTCATGTCCTTCCTGTTGGAGAAGAAAGACCAATTGCGTTTGCATCCAGGACTCTCAGTAAGGCTGAGCAGAAGTATGCACAAATCGAGAAGGAGGCTCTTGGAATAGTATTCGGTGTACGGAAATTCCACCAATACTTATATGGCAGGAAGTTCACATTATTCACAGACCACCGACCCCTCACAACCATTTTTGGTCCAAAGAAGGGAATTCCATCATTAGCAGCAGCCAGACTGCAACGTTGGGCTTTACTGTTATCTGCCCATACATACGACATTGAATACAGGAAAGGCTCCAATATTGGGAATGCTGATGGACTGTCAAGATTACCATTGGACAAACCTGACACAT GCGGGCTAGAAGCCAACCCTGCTGTAAAGACACCATTCTACGCAAGGCGCCATGAACTGTCTGTGTACCAAGGGTGCTTAATGTGGGGTATCCATGTTGTCATACCTGCAAAGTTAAGAAGCAGAGTATTGGATATGCTACATGAAGGACATTCTGGAGTAGTCAGAATGAAGGCCATAGCAAGGAGTTACATCTGGTGGCCTGGAATAGACACACAAATTGAGGAGAAGGCAAAATCTTGTACATCATGTCAACGTGTCCAAAATATGCCAAGTCATGCACCTCACCACCCATGGGTATGGCCAGGTAGACCATGGCAACGTATTCACATTGATTTTGCAGGTCCTTTTAACAGACAAATGTTTCTCATCGTGGTGGATGCTCACTCGAAGTGGCCTGAAGTTTTCATACTGGAATCCACCACTGCGGCGAAGACCATTCAGGTTCTGAGAGGACTATTCAGTCACTATGGTATTCCAGAACAGCTTGTAAGTGACAATGGCCCACAGTTCATCTCTAGCGAATTTGAAGCATTCTTGAAAACCAATGGCGTAAAACATATCAGGTCTGCCCCATACCATCCAGCAACGAATGGTTTGGCTGAACGCTTTGTTCAAACCATGAAGCATGCACTCAAGTTGGCGAAGGAAAGTGCCACTACTAGTAAAAAACTAGATAATTTTTTACTTGTGTATAGAAACACTCCTCATGCAACAAAAGATGAATCTCCAGCAATGTTGTTTTTGAAACGCAATCTGCGCAAACGATTGGATCTGCTAAAACCAGACATGTCTTTACATGTTGAAAAGAATCAGGGGTTGCAAATAGCACAACGACAAAACAGTGCGAAGGACAAACAATTCCAAGTCGGTCAGGCAGTGCTGGCGCGGAAATATCGTAAGGGAGATAAATGGATTCCAGGAGTTGTTACTGCCAAAACTGGACCTGTCTCATACACTGTGGATGTGGGAACTGGAATGTCTTGGAGACGTCATGCTGACCAGCTACTGGATTGTGTTGGCACCCATTCGAATGAAGATCCTGCAGCAGAAATATTACCAACCCTGACAGAGCCTACTGAGGTTTACACAGCATGTTCACCAACTGCAAACACAACTTCCAAGGGGGTCATTGAGGCTGAAACCAATGCTAAAGAACCTTTGTTTCCACCTGCAACGAACCAAGATGTACACATGGCAGAACCGTCACCAAATGCTGTTGAGAGACGCTATCCTGTTCGGAGTAAGAAAGCTCCCAACCGTTTGACTTTTTAA